A single Cnuibacter physcomitrellae DNA region contains:
- a CDS encoding ABC transporter substrate-binding protein, with the protein MKAKRLLAGLALAGAVALAATGCSGSGSGGAGSTDGASGDVITVGFAQTGSESGWRSANTESMKEAFSAENGFDLVFNAADNKPEAQIAAVRNFINQGVDAIVLAPIVSDGWDDVLKEAKDAGIPVILEDRTVSAPDDLYESWVGLDFEKEGETAGKWVADNYGKQPTNLVVLEGTTGSSAATDRATGFNSAIEGSQIKVLDSQTGNFTRADGKTVMEGFLQKYGSEINVLFAQNDDMGLGALDAIKAAGLTPGQDIKIVTIDAVKDGMTALADGEFNYIVECNPLLGDQVAQVVKDVLAGKTVDKQYIVEDQAFDQEQAKAVLDSRPY; encoded by the coding sequence ATGAAGGCGAAGAGACTGCTCGCCGGTCTGGCGCTGGCAGGAGCCGTCGCCCTGGCGGCGACGGGATGTTCGGGGTCGGGATCCGGCGGTGCCGGGTCGACCGATGGCGCGAGCGGTGACGTCATCACCGTCGGGTTCGCGCAGACCGGGTCCGAGAGCGGATGGCGCAGCGCGAACACGGAGTCGATGAAGGAGGCGTTCTCGGCCGAGAACGGCTTCGACCTCGTGTTCAACGCGGCCGACAACAAGCCCGAGGCGCAGATCGCCGCGGTGCGCAACTTCATCAACCAGGGTGTCGACGCCATCGTGCTCGCCCCGATCGTCAGCGACGGCTGGGACGACGTGCTCAAGGAGGCGAAGGACGCCGGCATCCCGGTGATCCTCGAGGACCGCACGGTCTCCGCCCCCGACGACCTCTACGAGAGCTGGGTGGGCCTCGACTTCGAGAAGGAGGGCGAGACCGCCGGGAAGTGGGTCGCCGACAACTACGGCAAGCAGCCCACCAACCTGGTCGTCCTCGAGGGCACCACGGGCTCGTCGGCGGCGACCGACCGCGCCACCGGGTTCAACTCGGCGATCGAGGGCTCCCAGATCAAGGTGCTCGACTCGCAGACGGGCAACTTCACCCGCGCCGACGGCAAGACCGTCATGGAGGGCTTCCTCCAGAAGTACGGCTCGGAGATCAACGTCCTGTTCGCGCAGAACGACGACATGGGTCTCGGTGCTCTGGATGCGATCAAGGCCGCCGGTCTCACCCCCGGCCAGGACATCAAGATCGTCACCATCGACGCCGTCAAGGACGGCATGACCGCTCTGGCCGACGGCGAGTTCAACTACATCGTCGAGTGCAACCCGCTCCTCGGCGATCAGGTCGCCCAGGTGGTGAAGGACGTCCTCGCGGGCAAGACCGTCGACAAGCAGTACATCGTCGAGGACCAGGCGTTCGACCAGGAGCAGGCCAAGGCCGTCCTGGACAGCCGCCCCTACTGA
- a CDS encoding putative quinol monooxygenase, translating to MYTVFVRLQIALEKRDEFVAGIRANARASLADEPGCLRFDVHQDATDPTTFYFYEIYVDEAAFETAHRAAPHYARWREVVAACVVPGTQQNTYALPLFPGDIPENPTS from the coding sequence ATGTACACCGTCTTCGTCCGTCTCCAGATCGCGCTCGAGAAGCGCGACGAGTTCGTCGCCGGCATCCGCGCAAACGCGCGGGCATCGCTGGCCGATGAACCAGGCTGCCTCCGATTCGACGTCCATCAGGACGCGACCGATCCCACCACCTTCTACTTCTACGAGATCTACGTCGACGAGGCCGCGTTCGAGACCGCGCATCGCGCTGCGCCGCACTACGCCCGTTGGCGAGAGGTGGTCGCCGCCTGCGTCGTCCCGGGGACGCAGCAGAACACCTACGCCCTTCCCCTGTTCCCGGGTGACATCCCAGAGAATCCGACCAGCTGA
- the otnC gene encoding 3-oxo-tetronate 4-phosphate decarboxylase: protein MKDSHERSDIVAAARSLFGRSLTHGSTGNISVRVGDHILVTPTGSSLGAVQAEDLAVIDLQGRHVEGPKPSKEAFLHAAILRARPDDTAVIHTHSTHSAAVSCLADLDAADALPPLTAYFVMRIGRLPLLPYHAPGDPSLEQLAERTAVDHRAQLLSNHGPVVAGPSLQAALDGLEEIEETAKLFLLLQGYPVRPLSEKEAAALRA, encoded by the coding sequence ATGAAGGATTCCCACGAACGATCGGACATCGTTGCAGCCGCGCGATCCCTGTTCGGCCGGTCGCTCACCCACGGCAGCACCGGCAACATCAGCGTGCGGGTGGGGGACCACATCCTGGTCACCCCCACCGGGAGCAGCCTCGGTGCCGTGCAGGCAGAGGACCTCGCCGTCATCGATCTGCAGGGGCGGCATGTCGAGGGCCCGAAGCCCTCGAAGGAGGCATTCCTCCATGCGGCGATCCTGCGCGCACGTCCAGACGACACCGCGGTGATCCACACGCACTCCACCCACTCGGCTGCGGTCTCCTGTCTTGCCGACCTCGACGCGGCCGACGCCCTCCCGCCCCTCACCGCCTACTTCGTCATGCGCATAGGGCGGCTCCCGCTCCTCCCGTACCACGCACCGGGTGATCCCTCGCTGGAACAGCTCGCGGAGCGCACGGCCGTCGATCATCGAGCTCAGCTGCTCAGCAATCACGGCCCGGTCGTCGCGGGGCCTTCGCTCCAGGCTGCTCTGGATGGACTGGAGGAGATCGAGGAGACCGCCAAGTTGTTCCTGCTCCTCCAGGGGTACCCCGTCCGCCCGCTCTCCGAGAAGGAGGCCGCTGCTCTCCGCGCCTGA
- a CDS encoding ArsR/SmtB family transcription factor translates to MRFPPTVFKALGHPTRLAILGWLKDPGSFPPQDRPAEEVGVCLKHIQARAEVSQSTASQFMATLQRADLVTCTRIGQWSHYQRDEDEIARVSALIGTSL, encoded by the coding sequence ATGAGGTTCCCCCCGACGGTGTTCAAGGCGCTCGGGCATCCGACACGGCTCGCGATCCTCGGATGGCTGAAGGATCCCGGCTCCTTCCCGCCGCAAGATCGGCCGGCCGAGGAGGTGGGCGTCTGCTTGAAGCACATCCAGGCGCGCGCGGAGGTGTCGCAGTCCACGGCCTCGCAGTTCATGGCCACGCTGCAGCGAGCCGACCTCGTCACCTGCACTCGGATCGGGCAGTGGTCCCACTACCAGCGCGACGAGGACGAGATCGCGCGCGTGAGCGCGCTGATCGGCACGTCGCTGTAG
- a CDS encoding DUF1877 family protein, which produces MPDELRNPEHGPDEESYALSWLARLREFYAAAAASGQHVVFSVGF; this is translated from the coding sequence ATGCCCGACGAGCTGCGCAACCCGGAGCATGGACCGGACGAAGAGAGCTACGCGCTGAGCTGGCTCGCCCGCCTTCGCGAGTTCTACGCGGCCGCGGCCGCCTCCGGCCAGCACGTGGTGTTCTCCGTCGGCTTCTGA
- a CDS encoding DUF1877 family protein, whose amino-acid sequence MQRGLHLRLTPAEAARVLVTAGDDPALRAALAALEEDVAASGRAGEIDKAWDPIACALAPEGPAADWPARGVIGGARSLQHDADASWVTHSSPAEVRDVAAFLAALTDPAFRTA is encoded by the coding sequence ATGCAACGCGGTCTCCACCTCCGCCTGACTCCCGCCGAGGCGGCGAGAGTGCTGGTCACCGCCGGTGACGACCCCGCCCTGCGGGCCGCTCTCGCCGCTCTCGAAGAGGACGTCGCCGCCTCTGGCCGCGCCGGCGAGATCGACAAGGCCTGGGACCCCATCGCCTGCGCGCTCGCACCCGAGGGTCCGGCCGCCGACTGGCCCGCCCGTGGGGTCATCGGCGGTGCGCGGTCGCTGCAACACGACGCCGACGCATCCTGGGTCACGCACTCGTCGCCGGCGGAGGTGAGGGACGTCGCCGCCTTCCTCGCCGCGCTCACGGACCCTGCCTTCCGCACGGCGTAA
- a CDS encoding ABC transporter permease subunit, with protein MTTLTAVRRPAAQRASLGRRFLARHVAWVPVFAALGILLVMIIGAVAYFPNFQLPRILSSILLDNAYLLVLAVGMTFVILTGGIDLSVGAVMAFTGILCARLLGDGVPVGVAVPSMILIGAAIGLLIGLLVQYFDVQPFIASLVGMFLARGLAFVVSLESIKVEDGGLLWLQSTRFSFAGWYITPTGIIALLSVAIAAIVLRYTRFGRTIYAVGGNEQSARLMGLAVVRTKLIAYVISGVCAGLAGIILTAYSGAGYPLNGMGTELDTIAAVVIGGTLLTGGSGFVLGSMIGVFVYGLIKTIISFLGAEQSWTRITVGALLLVFVVVQRLIVRRSARRS; from the coding sequence ATGACCACACTCACCGCCGTCCGGCGCCCGGCCGCGCAGCGCGCGAGCCTCGGCCGACGCTTCCTCGCCCGTCACGTCGCCTGGGTGCCGGTCTTCGCGGCGCTCGGCATCCTCCTCGTCATGATCATCGGCGCGGTGGCCTACTTCCCCAACTTCCAGCTGCCGCGCATCCTGTCGTCGATCCTGCTCGACAACGCGTACCTCCTCGTGCTCGCGGTGGGCATGACCTTCGTCATCCTCACCGGCGGCATCGACCTCTCGGTCGGCGCGGTCATGGCGTTCACCGGCATCCTGTGCGCCCGGCTCCTCGGCGACGGGGTCCCGGTCGGGGTCGCGGTGCCGTCGATGATCCTCATCGGCGCGGCCATCGGTCTGCTCATCGGCCTGCTCGTGCAGTACTTCGACGTGCAGCCGTTCATCGCGTCCCTGGTCGGGATGTTCCTCGCCCGGGGCCTGGCGTTCGTGGTCAGCCTCGAGTCGATCAAGGTCGAGGACGGCGGGCTGCTCTGGCTGCAGTCGACCCGCTTCTCCTTCGCGGGCTGGTACATCACGCCGACCGGGATCATCGCACTGCTGTCCGTCGCGATCGCCGCGATCGTGCTGCGCTACACGCGCTTCGGGCGCACGATCTACGCGGTCGGCGGCAACGAGCAGTCGGCGCGGCTCATGGGTCTGGCGGTCGTGCGGACGAAGCTGATCGCCTACGTCATCAGCGGCGTCTGCGCGGGACTGGCCGGCATCATCCTCACCGCCTACTCGGGTGCGGGCTATCCGCTGAACGGCATGGGGACCGAGCTCGACACCATCGCTGCCGTGGTCATCGGAGGCACCCTGCTCACCGGCGGGAGCGGCTTCGTCCTCGGCTCGATGATCGGCGTGTTCGTGTACGGGCTGATCAAGACGATCATCTCGTTCCTCGGCGCCGAGCAGTCGTGGACGAGGATCACCGTCGGAGCCCTGCTGCTCGTGTTCGTCGTCGTGCAGCGCCTGATCGTCCGGCGGTCGGCCCGCCGCAGCTGA
- a CDS encoding aspartate/glutamate racemase family protein — MAHRSPLIALISAVPASIPPVTAALQAHFPEATVWNILDDRLLEEAEDEGGLTPRLTARMRRLIDHAVTEGADGVLLTCSLYSPVARLGAQGTDVPVLGPDEAVFGAAAARDRDGAILVVSSAAGPLADSLRRIREELGEDRPVEGVVAEGAVGASRSGDIDALVTSIIDAMATTGTAWDSVVLGQYSLAPAAPTLEDRLGIPVLSGPRFAVEALRRAITGEVR, encoded by the coding sequence ATGGCACACCGATCACCTCTCATCGCGCTGATCAGCGCAGTTCCCGCCTCGATCCCGCCGGTGACGGCGGCGCTTCAGGCGCACTTCCCCGAGGCGACCGTGTGGAACATCCTCGACGACCGCCTCCTCGAGGAGGCCGAAGACGAGGGTGGGCTGACACCACGACTGACCGCTCGGATGCGGCGACTGATCGATCATGCCGTGACCGAGGGCGCCGATGGCGTCCTCCTGACGTGCTCGTTGTACTCTCCTGTGGCCCGACTGGGCGCCCAGGGGACGGATGTCCCCGTGTTGGGGCCGGACGAGGCCGTCTTCGGGGCCGCGGCCGCTCGCGACCGGGACGGCGCCATCCTGGTCGTCTCCTCCGCCGCGGGGCCTCTCGCCGACTCGCTCAGGAGGATCAGAGAGGAGCTCGGCGAGGACCGCCCGGTCGAGGGGGTCGTGGCCGAAGGGGCCGTCGGAGCGTCGCGATCAGGTGACATCGATGCGCTCGTGACGAGCATCATCGACGCCATGGCGACGACGGGCACCGCGTGGGACTCCGTCGTGCTCGGCCAGTACTCGCTCGCTCCCGCGGCCCCGACCCTCGAGGACCGGCTCGGGATCCCCGTCCTGTCGGGCCCGCGGTTCGCTGTGGAGGCACTCCGCCGTGCGATCACGGGAGAGGTCCGATGA
- a CDS encoding sugar ABC transporter ATP-binding protein: MDPTPPTTPALLDVSGATVRYGPETVLDSVDFHLRPGEIHSLMGENGAGKSTLLKAITGAIQLTSGTIRIEGDEVRFASPRHAQGAGISAVYQEVDLLPNLTVAENVFLGREPRRLGAIDHRRMRQQAAEVLASLGIEVDTASLLGTHSLALQQIVAIARAISTDVRILVLDEPTSSLDADEVAELFRVMRQLAASGVAIVFVSHFLDQVYEICDRVTVLRDGRLVGEYSTRELLRVDLVEKMLGSAGASEDVPLPEKTRHDPDVAILEGRGITVRPGIQRADITLSPGEVLGVAGLLGSGRSELARAVSGVDRLDEGRLTVAGAPRVFRSPRQAALSGIVYSSENRRSDGIIADLSVLDNITLALQAQRGVLHRMSVARRRELAQSWVDALHIRPADIDRKVGELSGGNQQKVLLARLLALAPDIVVLDEPTRGIDVGAKAEVQRLVGELADNGLAVVYISAELEEVLRVSTTVMVLRSGRVVDTLSAADLTPERLLALVARPEQGDAADG; encoded by the coding sequence ATGGACCCGACGCCGCCGACGACGCCGGCGCTGCTCGACGTCAGCGGCGCCACGGTCCGCTATGGGCCGGAGACGGTCCTCGACTCGGTCGACTTCCACCTCCGACCCGGCGAGATCCACTCCCTCATGGGGGAGAACGGCGCGGGCAAGTCGACGCTCCTCAAGGCGATCACGGGGGCCATCCAGCTGACCTCCGGCACCATCCGGATCGAGGGGGACGAGGTCCGCTTCGCCTCACCCCGTCACGCGCAGGGCGCGGGGATCTCCGCCGTGTACCAGGAGGTCGACCTCCTCCCGAACCTGACGGTCGCCGAGAACGTCTTCCTCGGGCGGGAGCCGCGCCGCCTGGGCGCCATCGATCACAGGCGGATGCGGCAGCAGGCGGCCGAGGTGCTCGCCTCGCTGGGCATCGAGGTCGATACCGCGTCGTTGCTCGGCACGCACTCCCTCGCGCTGCAGCAGATCGTCGCGATCGCACGCGCGATCTCGACCGACGTCCGCATCCTGGTGCTCGACGAGCCCACCTCCAGCCTCGACGCCGACGAGGTCGCCGAGCTCTTCCGCGTGATGCGCCAGCTCGCCGCCTCCGGCGTCGCGATCGTCTTCGTCTCGCACTTCCTCGACCAGGTGTACGAGATCTGCGACCGCGTCACCGTCCTGCGCGACGGCCGGCTCGTGGGGGAGTACTCGACCCGCGAGCTGCTCCGGGTCGACCTGGTCGAGAAGATGCTCGGCTCGGCCGGAGCCTCGGAGGACGTGCCGCTGCCGGAGAAGACGAGGCACGATCCCGACGTGGCGATCCTCGAGGGTCGGGGGATCACGGTGCGTCCCGGCATCCAGCGAGCGGACATCACCCTCTCGCCGGGGGAGGTCCTCGGGGTCGCGGGTCTGCTCGGCTCGGGCCGGAGCGAGCTCGCGCGAGCCGTCAGCGGCGTCGACCGGCTCGATGAGGGCCGGCTCACGGTGGCGGGAGCCCCGCGGGTGTTCCGCTCCCCGAGACAGGCGGCTCTCTCGGGCATCGTGTACTCCTCGGAGAACCGCCGATCCGACGGGATCATCGCCGACCTCAGCGTGCTCGACAACATCACCCTCGCCCTGCAGGCCCAGCGCGGAGTGCTCCACCGGATGAGCGTCGCGCGACGACGGGAACTGGCGCAGAGCTGGGTCGACGCCCTCCACATCCGCCCCGCCGACATCGACCGCAAGGTGGGCGAGCTGTCGGGGGGCAACCAGCAGAAGGTCCTGCTGGCACGCCTGCTGGCGCTGGCGCCCGACATCGTGGTGCTCGACGAGCCGACCAGGGGCATCGACGTCGGCGCGAAGGCCGAGGTGCAGCGCCTCGTCGGCGAGCTCGCGGACAACGGGCTGGCGGTCGTCTACATCTCGGCCGAGCTCGAGGAGGTGCTGCGTGTCTCCACGACGGTCATGGTCCTCCGCAGCGGCCGGGTGGTCGACACCCTCTCCGCGGCCGACCTGACCCCCGAGCGGCTGCTCGCCCTCGTCGCGCGCCCCGAGCAGGGAGACGCCGCGGATGGCTGA
- a CDS encoding sugar ABC transporter ATP-binding protein, whose product MFSSPAVVAMRGISIQFPGVKALDGVDFSLYPGEVHSLMGENGAGKSTLIKALTGVYGIDSGTITVGGQERTFRSTADAQAAGISTVYQEVNLCQNLTVGENVMLGNEPRRMGGIDWKRLHREAAGHLAELGLDLDTRSVLSTHSIAVQQLIAISRSMVVDTSVLVLDEPTSSLDRDEVQQLFTVVRRLRDRGVAILFVSHFLDQVYEISDRLTVLRNGSLVGEYRVGEIDRGALVAAMIGRELSELDSLSASAGRAIDRSGIPVLRAVGVGKKGMLEPIDLDVHPGEVVGLAGLLGSGRTELARLITGAERADSGTTEVHGRVARLTTPRHALDRRVAFSSEDRRGEGIIGDLTVAENILLGVQARRGALRRVSKAEKDALVSEYMTALGVRPADPHALIRNLSGGNQQKVLLARWLATAPELLVLDEPTRGIDVGAKADIQRKVAELAEKGLSVVFISSELEEVLRIAQRVAVLRDRHKIGELTTVDTDVDDLVAFIAAEDSPAIEDEALVTEQEKIA is encoded by the coding sequence ATGTTCTCCTCGCCTGCCGTCGTCGCGATGCGCGGCATCAGCATCCAGTTCCCCGGGGTCAAGGCCCTGGACGGTGTCGACTTCTCGCTCTACCCCGGCGAGGTCCACTCGCTCATGGGCGAGAACGGCGCCGGGAAGTCCACCCTCATCAAGGCGCTCACCGGCGTCTACGGCATCGACTCCGGCACGATCACCGTCGGGGGACAGGAGCGGACGTTCCGCTCCACCGCCGACGCCCAGGCGGCGGGCATCTCCACCGTGTACCAGGAGGTGAACCTGTGCCAGAACCTCACCGTCGGTGAGAACGTCATGCTCGGCAACGAGCCCCGCCGGATGGGCGGCATCGACTGGAAGCGCCTCCACCGTGAGGCAGCCGGGCACCTCGCCGAGCTGGGGCTCGACCTCGACACGCGCTCCGTGCTGTCCACGCACTCGATCGCGGTGCAGCAGCTCATCGCCATCAGCCGCTCGATGGTCGTCGACACGAGCGTGCTGGTGCTCGACGAGCCCACCTCGAGCCTCGACCGCGACGAGGTGCAGCAGCTGTTCACCGTGGTGCGGCGCCTCCGCGACCGGGGTGTGGCCATCCTCTTCGTCTCCCACTTCCTCGACCAGGTCTACGAGATCTCCGACCGCCTGACCGTGCTGCGCAACGGCAGTCTGGTCGGCGAGTACCGGGTCGGCGAGATCGACCGCGGCGCCCTCGTCGCCGCCATGATCGGTCGTGAGCTCAGCGAGCTCGACTCCCTCTCCGCCAGTGCGGGACGCGCCATCGACCGCTCCGGCATCCCGGTCCTCCGCGCCGTCGGCGTGGGCAAGAAGGGGATGCTCGAGCCCATCGACCTCGACGTCCACCCCGGAGAGGTGGTCGGCCTTGCCGGTCTGCTCGGATCCGGCCGCACCGAGCTCGCCCGTCTCATCACCGGCGCCGAGCGCGCCGACAGCGGCACCACCGAGGTGCACGGCCGGGTGGCGCGTCTGACCACTCCCCGCCACGCACTCGACCGACGGGTCGCGTTCTCGTCCGAGGACCGCAGGGGCGAGGGGATCATCGGGGACCTGACGGTCGCCGAGAACATCCTCCTCGGCGTGCAGGCCCGGCGGGGCGCGCTCCGCCGGGTGAGCAAGGCCGAGAAGGATGCCCTGGTCTCGGAGTACATGACGGCGCTGGGCGTGCGTCCGGCCGATCCCCACGCCCTCATCCGCAACCTGTCGGGCGGCAACCAGCAGAAGGTGCTGCTCGCCCGCTGGCTCGCCACGGCCCCCGAGCTGCTCGTCCTCGACGAGCCGACCAGGGGCATCGACGTCGGCGCGAAGGCCGACATCCAGCGGAAGGTCGCGGAGCTGGCCGAGAAGGGCCTCTCCGTCGTCTTCATCTCCTCCGAGCTGGAGGAGGTGCTCCGCATCGCGCAACGTGTCGCGGTGCTGCGCGACCGTCATAAGATCGGCGAGCTGACGACCGTCGACACCGACGTCGACGATCTCGTCGCCTTCATCGCCGCGGAGGACTCCCCAGCGATCGAGGACGAGGCGCTCGTCACCGAACAGGAGAAGATCGCATGA
- the otnK gene encoding 3-oxo-tetronate kinase, with protein sequence MIGAIADDFTGATDIAVAFRRVGLSVGIRFSLEDVSEERHHEDVVIVALKTRTIAPSDAVAQSMDALDWLREQGATQIFFKYCSTFDSRADGNIGPVADALGRALAATRVVFVPASPRHLRTQYMGHLYVDQKLLSDSSMRDHPLTPMTDSFLPRVLAHQTAHPVALLDHRDVARGVENVSQRLAETAHEAGTYVVVDAIDDADLLTIGAACVDDILVTGAAGLAEGWGAAHAARAGARPDASPAGSSHEGFTSVVLAGSCSARTLEQVAHMMQKGHPALQLDAITYPDPAELSDRALAWYGQQDPASAPLIYSTMPAEELHHVQDVLGAEGASRILEGAMGRIASGLVERGVNRLIVAGGETSGSVTTALGVVGGAVGPEAAPGVPWIVTAGPRPLTLLLKSGNFGDPLLLTRAATSV encoded by the coding sequence ATGATCGGCGCGATCGCAGACGACTTCACCGGCGCCACCGACATCGCTGTCGCGTTCCGCCGCGTCGGTCTCAGCGTCGGCATCCGATTCAGCCTGGAAGACGTGTCAGAGGAGCGGCACCACGAGGACGTCGTCATCGTCGCGCTCAAGACGCGCACCATCGCCCCCTCGGATGCGGTCGCCCAGTCGATGGATGCGCTGGACTGGCTTCGCGAACAAGGCGCGACGCAGATCTTCTTCAAGTACTGCTCGACCTTCGACTCCAGAGCCGACGGGAACATCGGGCCCGTCGCCGACGCCCTCGGCCGTGCGCTCGCCGCCACACGGGTCGTCTTCGTGCCGGCCTCGCCTCGTCACCTGCGCACCCAGTACATGGGGCATCTCTACGTGGACCAGAAGCTCCTCTCCGATTCCTCGATGCGAGACCATCCGCTCACCCCCATGACCGATTCGTTCCTTCCCAGGGTCCTGGCGCATCAGACCGCGCATCCCGTGGCTCTGCTCGACCACCGGGACGTGGCCCGCGGCGTGGAGAACGTGAGCCAGCGCCTCGCCGAGACGGCTCACGAGGCCGGCACCTACGTCGTCGTCGACGCCATCGACGATGCCGACCTCCTCACCATCGGTGCGGCGTGCGTCGACGACATCCTCGTGACCGGCGCTGCGGGTCTCGCCGAGGGGTGGGGAGCGGCGCACGCCGCTCGAGCCGGTGCGCGGCCAGACGCCTCTCCGGCCGGCTCCTCGCACGAGGGCTTCACGAGCGTGGTCCTCGCGGGCAGCTGCTCCGCGAGGACGCTCGAGCAGGTCGCACACATGATGCAGAAGGGACACCCCGCTCTTCAGCTCGACGCGATCACCTACCCCGACCCCGCTGAGCTCTCTGACCGCGCTCTCGCCTGGTACGGCCAGCAGGACCCGGCCTCTGCCCCGCTCATCTACTCCACCATGCCGGCCGAGGAGCTGCATCACGTGCAGGACGTGCTCGGCGCGGAGGGGGCGTCACGCATCCTCGAGGGAGCCATGGGACGCATCGCGAGCGGGCTCGTCGAACGAGGGGTGAACCGGCTCATCGTCGCCGGAGGCGAGACATCGGGCTCGGTCACCACGGCCCTCGGTGTCGTCGGCGGAGCAGTCGGACCGGAGGCGGCGCCCGGGGTGCCGTGGATCGTCACGGCCGGACCTCGGCCGCTCACGCTCCTGCTCAAGTCCGGGAACTTCGGTGATCCGCTTCTTCTCACCCGTGCAGCCACCAGCGTCTGA
- a CDS encoding ABC transporter permease gives MKRLFSHRLVWPIAALLLLIVINTVSRPSFLSITLQNGELYGSLIDILRNSAPLMLVALGMTIVIATRGIDLSVGAIMAVSGAVSLTVIEGSNDPGGLGTVAVAILAGVGVALVLGVWNGFLVSVLGIQPIIATLVLMLAGRGVALLITGGFITTINSDPYQFMAQGYVIGLPFAFFVSLAAIAVVALLERRTALGMLTEAVGINPEASRLAGVRSRSIVWGAYIASGTLAGMAGILYSSNIMAADANSAGLYIELDAILAVVLGGTSLAGGKFSIAGTVIGVFTIQTLKSTITFLGVPPAVSPVFMAIAVAIVVLAQSRRVRGWLSSAGRLARPTTRPDSKVLS, from the coding sequence ATGAAGAGGCTGTTCTCCCACAGGCTCGTCTGGCCCATCGCAGCGCTCCTGCTGCTCATCGTCATCAACACGGTCTCGCGACCGTCGTTCCTCAGCATCACGCTGCAGAACGGCGAGCTCTACGGATCGCTGATCGACATCCTCCGCAACAGCGCCCCGCTGATGCTCGTCGCGCTCGGCATGACGATCGTGATCGCCACGCGCGGCATCGACCTGTCGGTCGGCGCGATCATGGCGGTGTCGGGCGCGGTCTCGCTCACCGTCATCGAGGGATCGAACGATCCCGGCGGCCTCGGCACCGTCGCCGTCGCGATCCTGGCCGGCGTCGGCGTCGCCCTGGTGCTCGGCGTCTGGAACGGCTTCCTGGTGTCGGTGCTCGGCATCCAGCCGATCATCGCGACCCTGGTGCTCATGCTCGCCGGTCGCGGCGTCGCGCTCCTCATCACGGGCGGCTTCATCACCACGATCAACAGCGATCCCTATCAGTTCATGGCCCAGGGCTACGTGATCGGGCTGCCGTTCGCGTTCTTCGTCTCGCTGGCCGCCATCGCCGTGGTCGCGCTGCTCGAGCGGCGCACCGCGCTCGGCATGCTCACGGAGGCCGTCGGCATCAACCCCGAGGCGAGTCGGCTCGCGGGTGTCCGCTCCCGCAGCATCGTCTGGGGCGCCTACATCGCCAGCGGCACGCTCGCGGGAATGGCCGGCATCCTCTACAGCTCGAACATCATGGCCGCGGACGCGAACTCCGCCGGCCTGTACATCGAGCTGGATGCGATCCTCGCCGTGGTGCTCGGCGGCACCTCGCTGGCGGGCGGCAAGTTCAGCATCGCGGGCACGGTGATCGGCGTCTTCACGATCCAGACGCTGAAGAGCACGATCACCTTCCTCGGAGTGCCGCCCGCGGTCAGCCCGGTGTTCATGGCCATCGCGGTCGCGATCGTCGTCCTCGCCCAGTCGCGCCGGGTGCGCGGCTGGCTCTCCTCCGCCGGCCGACTCGCCCGGCCCACGACCCGTCCCGACTCGAAGGTGCTGTCATGA